The following are encoded together in the Bradyrhizobium genosp. L genome:
- a CDS encoding ribonuclease HII encodes MNRNSLDAIRRRYVVEEHPLEAGVERALRADPRAGARAILAAIDKRRSGNRSEGQRLRKMLRFETALWENGHHAVAGVDEAGMSPLAGPVSAAAVILKPGTRIVGVDDSKKLDRAAREELAKEIKQKATSWCVAFVEVEEIDAVNIYWAGIRAMERAVQGLMPTPQHLLIDAKRLKAIDVPQQPIVKGDAKSASIAAASILAKVERDAVMRMLDTRHPGYGFADHKGYPVKEHYAALERLGACAAHRRSFGPVRKALGLPPLPPWPTAKRAEAEP; translated from the coding sequence TTGAATCGAAATTCACTCGATGCAATTCGCCGGCGCTACGTCGTCGAGGAGCATCCCCTCGAGGCGGGCGTCGAGCGGGCCTTGCGCGCCGACCCACGCGCCGGCGCGCGCGCCATCCTGGCCGCGATCGACAAACGGCGTTCCGGCAACCGGTCCGAAGGGCAGCGCCTTCGCAAGATGCTGCGCTTCGAGACGGCGCTGTGGGAGAACGGCCATCATGCCGTAGCGGGCGTGGACGAGGCCGGGATGAGCCCGCTTGCCGGGCCGGTCTCCGCCGCCGCCGTGATCCTGAAGCCGGGAACGCGGATCGTTGGCGTCGACGATTCGAAGAAGCTCGACCGTGCGGCGCGCGAGGAGCTTGCCAAGGAGATCAAGCAGAAGGCTACGAGTTGGTGCGTCGCGTTCGTCGAGGTCGAGGAAATCGACGCCGTCAATATTTATTGGGCGGGCATCCGGGCGATGGAGCGCGCAGTCCAAGGTTTGATGCCGACGCCGCAGCATCTGCTGATCGACGCGAAGCGGCTGAAGGCCATCGACGTTCCGCAGCAGCCGATCGTCAAGGGCGACGCCAAATCCGCTAGCATCGCCGCCGCGTCCATCCTTGCGAAGGTCGAGCGCGACGCGGTGATGCGGATGCTCGACACGCGTCATCCCGGCTACGGCTTCGCCGACCACAAGGGCTATCCCGTAAAGGAACATTATGCGGCCCTCGAGCGGCTCGGCGCGTGCGCGGCGCATCGACGATCGTTCGGGCCGGTGCGAAAGGCGCTCGGCCTGCCGCCTCTGCCGCCGTGGCCTACGGCAAAGCGCGCTGAGGCTGAACCATAG
- a CDS encoding DNA polymerase ligase N-terminal domain-containing protein, which translates to MAKKSLTTYRAKRDFSQTAEPNGDARVKKAKRSRFVIQKHAASHLHYDLRLELDGVFKSWAVTKGPSLDPHDKRLAVEVEDHPLDYGDFEGTISKGQYGGGTVMVWDRGHWDCEEPQKSYRKGKLDFILEGEKLQGGWILTRMRSREGEKRTNWLLIKHRDAFAREGKKNAVLSEEASVASGRSMDDIAAGKGRGPKAFITGSRSRASAKAEWSSHESASSASVAKGRSRPVAPRSKPSSRKKVVGKKA; encoded by the coding sequence ATGGCGAAGAAATCACTCACGACATACCGGGCCAAACGGGATTTTTCACAGACCGCGGAGCCCAACGGCGACGCCAGGGTCAAGAAGGCGAAGCGATCGCGCTTCGTCATCCAGAAGCACGCGGCGTCGCACCTTCACTATGATCTGCGGCTGGAGCTCGACGGCGTCTTCAAGTCATGGGCCGTGACCAAGGGCCCCTCCCTCGATCCTCACGATAAACGACTTGCCGTCGAGGTCGAGGACCATCCGCTGGATTACGGCGACTTCGAGGGCACTATCTCGAAGGGGCAGTACGGAGGTGGCACGGTCATGGTTTGGGATCGCGGACATTGGGATTGCGAAGAGCCGCAAAAGTCCTACCGCAAAGGCAAGCTTGATTTCATTCTAGAGGGAGAGAAACTTCAGGGCGGCTGGATCCTCACGCGCATGCGCAGTCGAGAGGGAGAGAAGCGCACCAATTGGTTGCTCATCAAGCATCGCGATGCGTTCGCGCGCGAGGGAAAGAAGAACGCGGTTTTGAGCGAGGAGGCCTCCGTCGCCTCCGGCCGGTCCATGGATGACATCGCCGCAGGCAAAGGCCGAGGCCCAAAGGCGTTCATCACTGGAAGCAGGTCTCGGGCATCAGCCAAGGCCGAGTGGAGCTCGCATGAGTCCGCGTCGAGCGCTTCCGTCGCGAAGGGGAGGTCTCGGCCGGTAGCGCCGCGGTCGAAGCCGTCATCGAGGAAAAAGGTCGTCGGGAAAAAGGCCTAA
- a CDS encoding ATP-dependent DNA ligase, with protein MEARSVDEIPEGPEWQYEPKWDGFRCILARDADDIAMHSKSGEDLKRYFPEIAGAALGLKAKRFVLDGEIVVPIEGEFSFGDLLQRIHPAASRVKTLAAKTPALYLVFDLLKEGKKNVAAKPLAQRRPLLEDFDESYLAGNAHLRLSPASRALKEAERWLQSAGGGSDGVIAKRLDLSYQAGNREGMQKIKRYRSADCVIGGFRYTEKMQAGRKVVGSMLLGLYDAEGLLHHVGFSSAIKAKDKPELTDKLEAILAKRSFTGKAPGGPSRWSTKRSSEWTPIKPKYVVEVSYDHFTGGRFRHGTSVLRWRPDKRPAQCTMDQVEQKLAHGLVRDVLGGKPDARRSSNFRSG; from the coding sequence ATGGAGGCTCGGTCGGTCGACGAAATACCGGAAGGCCCCGAATGGCAATACGAACCCAAGTGGGACGGCTTTCGCTGCATCCTGGCCCGAGACGCCGACGACATCGCGATGCATTCCAAGAGCGGCGAGGACCTGAAGCGTTACTTTCCGGAAATCGCCGGCGCCGCGCTCGGCCTCAAGGCGAAGAGGTTCGTTTTGGACGGCGAGATCGTCGTGCCAATCGAAGGCGAGTTCTCGTTCGGCGATTTGCTCCAGAGGATCCATCCCGCTGCGAGCCGCGTGAAGACGCTGGCCGCAAAGACGCCCGCGCTCTATCTGGTTTTCGACCTTCTGAAAGAAGGCAAGAAGAATGTTGCGGCGAAGCCATTGGCCCAACGGCGTCCGCTGCTGGAGGACTTCGACGAGAGTTATCTTGCGGGAAACGCACATTTGCGATTGTCTCCGGCCAGCCGAGCCTTAAAGGAGGCGGAGCGTTGGCTTCAGTCCGCCGGCGGAGGGAGCGACGGCGTGATCGCCAAACGTCTCGACTTGTCCTATCAGGCTGGCAATCGAGAGGGCATGCAGAAGATAAAACGGTACCGAAGCGCCGACTGCGTCATAGGCGGCTTCAGATACACAGAGAAGATGCAGGCTGGTCGCAAGGTGGTTGGGTCCATGCTCTTAGGGCTGTACGACGCCGAGGGGCTGCTGCACCACGTCGGCTTCTCGTCCGCGATAAAGGCAAAGGACAAGCCTGAGCTGACCGATAAGCTTGAGGCGATCCTCGCCAAGCGAAGCTTCACGGGCAAGGCACCAGGCGGTCCGAGCCGATGGTCGACGAAACGCTCGTCAGAGTGGACGCCGATTAAGCCGAAATACGTCGTCGAAGTCTCCTACGATCACTTCACCGGAGGGCGGTTCCGTCACGGCACCTCCGTTCTCAGATGGCGTCCGGACAAGCGTCCTGCCCAATGCACCATGGACCAAGTCGAGCAGAAGCTGGCCCACGGCCTCGTACGCGATGTACTGGGCGGAAAGCCTGATGCCAGAAGATCATCAAACTTCCGCTCCGGATAG
- a CDS encoding DNA topoisomerase IB, with the protein MLKEAENERLGDRATEVAAAIAEEGLRYVSDSSPGFRRKRSGTSFTYYDKEGKRITDTAVVRHIKSIGIPPAYESVWICPSPNGHIQATGLDARGRKQYRYHPKWRELRDQNKFEHVMLFATALPELRAHVATDMKLDGLPREKVLATIISLLEKTLIRVGNAEYAATNKSYGLTTMRRKHVEIGRGVLRFDFTGKSGKQWKLQVEDKRIAAIARRCAEIPGHELFKYLDDDGEPRTVDSGDVNAYIKGITQQDFTAKDFRTWAGTVLAALALSEFKKYDSQAEAKRNVVGAIERVAKQLGNTPAICRKSYVHPEVLTAYMSGDLAKMLDAKIAQKFRQQYAKLTSDEIMVLAFLHKRLKSLKSAV; encoded by the coding sequence ATGCTGAAGGAAGCCGAAAACGAACGGCTTGGGGACAGGGCGACCGAAGTCGCCGCTGCGATAGCGGAAGAAGGCCTGCGATACGTCAGCGATTCCTCTCCCGGCTTTCGTCGGAAGCGCTCCGGCACGTCGTTCACATATTACGACAAGGAAGGAAAGCGCATCACCGACACGGCGGTAGTCCGCCACATCAAATCTATCGGCATACCGCCGGCCTACGAGTCGGTCTGGATCTGCCCCTCGCCCAACGGTCACATTCAGGCGACGGGCCTCGATGCTCGCGGCCGCAAGCAGTATCGCTACCATCCGAAATGGCGCGAGCTGCGCGACCAGAACAAGTTCGAACACGTCATGCTGTTCGCGACGGCCCTGCCTGAACTGCGCGCTCACGTCGCGACTGACATGAAGCTCGACGGCCTTCCGCGCGAGAAGGTGCTCGCCACGATCATCAGTCTCCTGGAGAAGACGCTTATTCGGGTCGGCAACGCCGAATACGCTGCGACGAACAAGTCGTACGGCCTCACCACGATGCGACGGAAGCACGTCGAGATCGGGCGCGGCGTGCTGCGCTTCGACTTCACGGGTAAGTCCGGCAAGCAATGGAAGCTTCAGGTCGAAGACAAGCGGATAGCCGCGATCGCCCGGCGCTGCGCCGAGATTCCTGGGCATGAACTGTTCAAGTACCTCGACGACGACGGCGAGCCGCGCACAGTCGATTCCGGGGACGTGAACGCTTACATCAAGGGGATCACTCAGCAGGACTTTACCGCCAAGGACTTCCGGACCTGGGCCGGCACGGTGCTTGCCGCGCTCGCGTTGTCGGAGTTCAAGAAGTACGATAGCCAGGCCGAGGCGAAGCGCAACGTCGTCGGGGCCATCGAGCGGGTCGCGAAGCAGCTGGGCAACACGCCGGCGATCTGCAGGAAGAGCTACGTTCATCCGGAAGTGTTGACGGCCTACATGTCCGGCGACTTGGCGAAGATGCTCGACGCAAAGATCGCGCAAAAGTTTAGGCAGCAGTACGCCAAGCTGACATCGGACGAGATCATGGTGCTCGCCTTCTTGCACAAGCGGCTGAAGTCGCTCAAATCTGCCGTGTAA